Genomic DNA from Comamonas antarctica:
CTTGATGGTGGCGCGCACGCGCTCCTCCATGGTGCCCAGTGCAAACGGCGACAGGCCGATGAGCAAGGGGCGCGCCTGCTCCAGCACCTTGAGCATGGGCTCGTCGCCATAGGTCTCGGAAATGCCGACGCGGCCGTCACTGGTCTCGATCTCGACGATGGCCCGCAGCGCCCAGGGCTCGTGGATGCCGGCCGCATTGAGCAGCGGGCCGTCGCGAAAGGCAATGGGGGTGATGCGGACGTGGGTGATGGTGATGTCGCGTGCCATGGTCTCTTCGGTCTCTACGGTCTCGTGGAATTACTCGGTGGTCGCGCCGGTCTTGCGCACCAGCTCGCCCAGGCGCGCGGTGTCGGCGGCGGTGACCGCCGCGAGTTCCGCCGGCGTGCTGCCGATGACCTGCATGCCGAACTGGGTCTCGAACTTGTTCCTGAGTTCGGGGGTCTTGAGCGCCTTGACGATTTCGGTGTTCAGGCGCGCCACGATGTCCCTGGGCGTGCCCTTGGGCGCATAGACCGCCTGCCAGGACACCAGGTCCAGTCCCGGGAAACCCGCCTCGGCCGTGGTCGGCACATCGGGCGCGAGCGGCGAACGCGTCTTGGTCGTCACGGCAAGGAACTTGAGCTTGCCGGCCTTCACCAGCGGCAACCCGGCCGTGAGCTGGTCGAACAGGAAAGGCACATTGCCCGCGGCCACATCCTGCAGCGCCTGCGGGCTGCCCTTGTAGGCCACATGCTGCATCGGCACCTTGAGCAGATCGGACATCTGCGCGCCGGTCAGGTGGGTCGAGGTGCCCGCGCCCGACGAGGCATACGAAGCCTTCTCGGGATTCTTGCGGATCCACGCCACGAGTTCCTGCATGGTGTTCACGCCCAGGCTGCTGTTGACCATCAGCACGTTGGGCACATAGGCAATCAGCGTGATCGGCTCGAAGTCCTTGACCGGGTCGTAGGGCAGCTTCTTGTACAGCGAGGCGTTGATCGCATGCGTGCTGATGGTGCCGCCAATCAGCGTGTAGCCGTCTGCGGGCGCGCGCGCCACGGCCTGCACGCCGATGGCGCCACCCGCGCCCGGACGGTTGTCGATCACCACGGACTGCTTGAGCGCCGTGGACAGCTCCTGGCCGACCATGCGCGCCACGACGTCGGTCGAGCCGCCGGGTGCAAACGGCACGACCCAGGTGATGGCCTTG
This window encodes:
- a CDS encoding Bug family tripartite tricarboxylate transporter substrate binding protein, with protein sequence MHRRHALAAAACSAACLFTATAHAADWPAAKAITWVVPFAPGGSTDVVARMVGQELSTALKQSVVIDNRPGAGGAIGVQAVARAPADGYTLIGGTISTHAINASLYKKLPYDPVKDFEPITLIAYVPNVLMVNSSLGVNTMQELVAWIRKNPEKASYASSGAGTSTHLTGAQMSDLLKVPMQHVAYKGSPQALQDVAAGNVPFLFDQLTAGLPLVKAGKLKFLAVTTKTRSPLAPDVPTTAEAGFPGLDLVSWQAVYAPKGTPRDIVARLNTEIVKALKTPELRNKFETQFGMQVIGSTPAELAAVTAADTARLGELVRKTGATTE